DNA from Plasmodium falciparum 3D7 genome assembly, chromosome: 8:
aaatataaaaaatatgatcaaCGATGAAAAAGATGAGGAAGATTGTACGCCCTTAGCACATAgtataaaaattacaaaaaattatgataatataaatatggatGAGTGCAACGTAAGAAATGAAAATCAagaatataaagataatgtAACTAATTATAAAGTGTGTCAAGATGGTAATTTTGAGTGTTATGATGTCAACGAATCGGTGCTTGTGCGGGATATTCacatggaaaaaaataataacgtggaaaaaaataataatgatgaaaaaaaaaataatgatgaaaaaaaaaataatgatgaaaaaaaaaataatgatgaaaaaaaaaataatgatgaaaaaaaaaataatgatgaaaaaaaaaataatgatgaaaaaaataatgatgataataataatatcatagaAAAAGCAAAAGAGAATATAGAAAGTATTCCATATGATAAAAACTGTTCACAGGATAACATACAGTATAATATGGCGTATAAAGatacatcattattattatgtgagCAGAGGGACATGGACAAGGggaataaaaaagaagacgATACCATTAAAATGGAAGATATCCATTTTTCAGCCGATATGGAATGTTCCCCCATGTTAAAATATAGGAAAagaaattatgataataaaaatgacgaTGATTATGTTAAAAATGACGATGATTATGTTAAAGATGACGATGGTTGTGTTAAAAATGACGATGGTTGCATTAAAAATGACGATGGTTACATTAAAAATGACGATGGTTACATTAAAAATGACGATGGTTACATTAAAAATGAcgatgattataataataatggggAGTACCTTCATGGTAGCGACAATAACCTTAGTGCACATAAGTATAACAGTGTATGTAGACGAAGGAGACGGGTAGATAGAAATAAGGAGAGCAATGAAAAAGAGAAACGAGTTTATAGAAATGATATCATGGAACTTGAAAATGTAGATGTGATGCTTCTAGAGCgcataaaaaagaattacaaGATGCTTATTAGAAATGATAAcgagaataaaaaaaaaaaaaaaaaaaacaatggAACGGTAACTATATTGGAAGATGTAGATAATGtgtatgatgataataataataataataatgataataatattgataataataataacaataataataacaacaataataataataacaataataatgttgaaagtcataacaataataataacgaaAGGGGTAGTACGAAAATAGAAAAGTGTcgtaaaaacaaaataacattttttaataaatatagtaaattacttaataatgataatgtagataagaaaaaaagcAAATATATGCTAACTACCgaatcattatataataataattttaatattttagatATCAAAGTAAATACTCATTTTGCacataattatcatatatctttattttttttttgtaaatatacttcatataatttatatttacatccattaaataaaaatgaacatatagTATCTTATGTTATCttaaattcaaaaaatgaaGTTCTTACAGATAATGGAAATTCTTTTGTTTTAAGATATTTATTGTCCTTcttaacaaataaaatatctaGCTTAAGAAAATGCTATGCTAAtgctttatataattcttatttattacaaataCCTATACGTATATTTAGACATCataatttagaaaataaatatagtcCACAATATGGTATTAGATATGatggtatatataaaattataaatgctTTTACGATAAACGATTATTCAACTCCTGAATATAAAagagatatattatatgtatttaaaagATTATATGTTGACAAATGTTTTATACCAAATATGAATCCTAAAATTCTTGATAAGCAAGATAAAgctgaaagaaaaaaaaattttatagaaAAGAATTCCGTTTCTATTAATGTTATGatgaataaagaaataatcaTGACATTACGAATaccttatttaaaaaattataaatctACTACATTTACAAattttaatcatatatataaatttatcaaaaaaaaatgtatccaaaaaaaaaaagctatGCCATGGATTCAATCGGAGGTTTCTATATATGAGGCTTGTATGCAACACATTAAAAAAactgaagaaaaaaaaaaagaacattttttgaatagccaaaaaatgaataatataaaaactaaagtaaataatacaaatgatatatataataatgaaaaccTCAATAGTGGTGATGATGCATTTAAGGATTGTATACAAGCCATAAATGTTGACAAGTCTGTACAACAAATTAATGACGTTCGTTTTGATATGAATGATGGGAATTATAAAATGGGGGATATTAAAAAGGAGTGTTCTAATgtttatgaaaatatgtttcctgctaaaaataataataaaatcgatattaataaaattaatattaatagtaacCATTTtagtaatagtagtaataataataattgtgataattataaaagatTGGGAGAACCTAATTTTCCATATTGGTGCCTAGGGAAATATTTACCATTTGTTTTAGTTCTTGAAACGTTAAAttttgaaaaagaaattgatatatataaaggtaTAAGAACTAAAAATTTGAAGAACCTGAAGATATCTATAATAAAAACCGAAATCCCCATAAATTGTGAGATGGCTAAAAGACCAgctcatttatttatacctaTAAAAAGTAAAGAAGCAATATCAGCTTATATAGAATTAAAAAAGCCATATGATAATCATTGGAATCCATATGAAGATTTATCTGGTGGTAAAGAGATTTTTAAGATTCCCGTTGAAAATGTTGTAGATGAATCATTACCTCCTATGAATTTTACTTATGTTAATAAgaccatatttttttcacgCTTGCCTCCTTATAATTTATTGCCCTTATGTTCTGGTTGTGCTcctcataattataataaaaaggaatatgTAGATCTTTATATTAATGGATATTGTAAAGGTATACgacataaaaaaacaaatagaatatattgtgatggaaataaaaattatgatattaaTGATTTTAATGTCTTAGCTGCTTGTTCTGGTAATTGTTTATGTGATCCTTTAAAATGTACAAATAAATTTCCCGAAGGATTACATTATCCTATAAAAGTTGTAAAGACAAAAGATATTGGATGGGATATAGTTTCTTGTTCATTTATTAAGGCTAATTCATTAATTATGCATTATGTAGGAGAAATAACAACAAGAAAAGAAATGATATCTAGAGAACatgaatatgataaaaaaggttattttaattattttattgaaACAGCTGAAGTCGATGAAACATATCCAGATGATTGGAAAATACCATGTATTGATGCTCTATTTATATCTAATGTTGCTCGGTTCTTAAATCATTCTTGTGAACCTAATGTTAATGTAATTACTATATGGAGAGGTGATAATTATCCATCCGTCGGTATATTTGCATCAAGAGATATACAACCAAATGAACCTTTAAAATATCACTATggaattaattataaaaatattaagtgCATGTGTGCATCTAAGAAGTGTAAAGGTTACATAGGTTGAAACcacaaaattttttatatatgaccAATACATAGAAACTGTACATTATGCATTATAcacataacatatatatatatatatatatatatcatattaaagAATGATTTATATGACAAAatgcatattttatatgttatatattttttttatatatgtctttgaattatttttttttttttttttatatatcatatcaAAGATATGTTAAACAGGAATTTATTCCTTATATAtcttaaatattttcatcttttttttcttgtatcttttttttttttttttttttttttttttcttttagaaaatgaataaaaagtTAATAAGTTTATAAGATTATATGAAGAACGTGATAAAACatgtttcaaaaaaaaaaaaaaaaaaaaaaaaaaacataaatatatataaatataaatataaatatatatatatataatatctattCATTCAATtctgtaaaaatataatttgatgatgattatatattaaacatataatgttattatatatatatgtaagagTATATAATATCTAGTGGGGATAATTATacattaataaaagaaatttatattgtatataataatatatatatatatatatatatgtacacttCAGTGTaatcaattatatatatatatatatatatatttatttatttatttatatatatatatatatatatatatatatattttatttttttattttttttttttatttttttttttttcatgttttATAACTCCTCGGATGTGCCGTCTTCAAATTCAGGTACCCCGTCTATTGATATTGGCGTGTTGGTTGCGTGTTTATTCAAGAAATCTACAAAACCTTTAAGTGATCTCTCTCCTTCATATGGCAAAGGTATTTTGGAACCAGCCTTGACAAAGAAGATGGTTGGGAATCCAGACCATTCGAAATCTTTTATTGGGGTTTCATTTAATGTACCATCCATTTTGGCTACAATAATggaatcatatttttttaattttcttccTAAGTCTTCATAAACGGGTTCTAATTTTTTACAGTGACCACACCATGGTGCATATATTTCAATGAGTACATCTTTCCCACTTTTCAAGACAACATCTACAAAAGAGTTACCAACAACTATTTTGACGGGTgcatttttatcatcttctGGTATGGGTTCTGATTTAAGAGATTTTTCGATTTTTCCAGCTTCTACATCTTTAAAGAAATTGATAATAGCATTGTGGTTTAATAAAGATTCTTTTGGGTTCTTTAATAAATATCTTCCTTCATTTGATTGGAAAGCTAATCCTGGGAATTCTGTTAATCCTAATGATGCTTTAGCATGTTCAGCATATTCTGGTATATTTAAGAGAACGAAATgagttttttttcttaattcttGTGCAGCTAATCTTACATGTTCTTTAATTTCGTTATATTGTTCATAGGTAGCACATACCCATACTAATTCTTTTGGGCTTTCAGCATAGAATCTATAATTTTCTGTATTAATTTCTCCAAATAATGGAAATGATTCAGATGTAACAAATTCTTCGAGCGGTGTCTTTTCATCATATTccacttttttttcatctgttctaaaacaaaataatttattatgtttatcatttttctttACGAAATATTTTGCAATTTCTCTATTTTTATCCCCAACCtcattaaattttttgtataaatcATTATCTTCTGAAGTATATTCTAAATAAAAAGCCACATTGATTTTCTTCTCTTTTAAGACATCTTCAATATTCCCTTCAACATGACTAAATACGGGACCTGTCATTTGTAATAACCAATCAACAATAGATTGAGCTGTTCTCCCGCCTccataatttattttgttctttttattaaataaaatcaaaGTTGGATATCCTGTTATTCCATATTCTTGAGCAAGAGCATTTTCTGAAGTAGCATCAATACTTACTAATTTTATTTCGCTCTTTTTCTCATTCAACATATTTGCAGCTTCATTATATTCTGGGATTAGCCTTTTACAATGACCGCACCTGAAACgtgtataaaataataaaagggaaaatgaaaatatataaacatataaataaataaatatataatatgtattatatatatatatatatatatttatttatttatttatttatatccttgctcatatttttgttcattttatttttcttaccATGGAGCGTAAAACATAACCAAAACTATATCATTCTTTGTTATGAATTTATCAAGTTCCCCATCATGTATATCAGTTACAAAATGATTAAAAAGGTCACCATGCGAACGAACAAATGATTCGAACACAAaagaaataagaaataaaaaaagggaaGAAAAATACTTTctgttcattttttcttttttttttttttttctttttttttttttttgttttttttggaaaaaaccaaaaataaatatattctcaaaaattaaaatatatatatatatatatatatatattatatatattttgaaattttttaaattaatggaaaaataagaattatataaaaaataagcagataattatataaaatggaaatataatataaaaaaaaaaaaaaaaaaaaaaattctttataaatatatatatatatatatatatatatatatatatatatgtatactattttgtcatttatatttttttttttttttcttgtgaTGTATAaagtaatttaaaaaaaaaaaatatatatatatattacatatataataatgtatattaagaaaattattatataagcaCTACAATATGTTacttattatacataaatataataatataataatatttatatgatacgtataaaatatatatatattatatatatatatatatatatataatatattttttattttattttattttattttatttttattttatattattttctttttacacTTTTTCTCTATATACTATGGAATATGtgcttttttaaatattttatgtatattccaaaaaaaaaaaaaaaaaaaaaaaaaacaataataattaaaataattattataattattataattcttactatttcttattttatattttttttttttatatataaaaataatatatatatatatattatatatatatatatattatatatatatatattttttttttttttatttatttatatcgaCACTTAACtctattaataaattatgtatGCCCTAATGCAtgtgaacaaaataatataaatataaacatgaaattaaatatataaatataatataattaaatgttatattatttataatgtgTATTTTATcatcttattttatatattttcctatGATTTAAGCTTATAAGAATAAAGaagcatatataaaataatattatatagatatatatatatatatatatatatatatatatatatatatatatatatatatatatatatatgtatatatatatatatttatatgtggatattatatcattaaaaaataatgaggGAGActgtaaattatatttttatatttaatatatgtattattgaATAGgttgaaaattttttttttttcgtatattttaaaattgaGGTATATTATTAAGGAATGTaagcatacatatatatatatatatatatatttatttatatatatttttcttcatttaattattggtatgttttaaaaaaaaactggAGCTCACAGtgtaaatttataataattgtaatcTTTATCTTATTATTGATTTATAAACCCCTTGAAACATACATACAAATAATTTGTTAAacagttttatatatatgtatatatgtatatacttttttataCCTTATGTACTATAGgtttgatattatatattatttgtatcacagtttaactttttatattataaagttctttaataaataattaaaaatgaatattgaTAGAactataaaatttatttttcaatgTATGGgagatatttatattatattattatgctgcaactttttttttttttttttttttttttatatatatatatatatatatatctaaaataataatctttTAATGTATGTTCctttgaataaaaaaatattagaatACCATTTTTACAACATGTTAAAAGGTTTATTGAATTCATTTATGTTAACACATttgaatatatgtatattcttaatcatattataatttcttcgatgtattctttttcttttcttttcttttttgtgtGTTGGGTTGTAAAGTTCAAAAATTTGAAAGGATCATGAGGAGTGTAAATACAGGTTTGGTTTTGTAAACATGTAAATCTAgagaatacatataaaaaaaaaaaaaaaaaaaggagtaTAAAGGCCTTAcgaaagtaatatatatatatatatatatatatatatatatatatataattgtatttcctttttgtacgcgttatatattttcaaaaattcATCTGTTACTATATGGAAGCTTCTCTTATCTATCTTgattttttatgataatacaacatatatatatatatatatatataatataattccatgtatttattttgtcgcttatttatttataggtACATAAATGTGTGTatgattaaatatattatatctagCATTActaattctttatatatatatatatatatatatatatttatatttatatttatttcattaaaatattaatccCACGCAATGTTAAGAAAAGATATTGAAAGTGATGAAGATGGTGTTGTATCATCTGAAAATATTAAGCTCCTTGAAAGACagacaaaaaataaatacgtCGATATTTTATTTCCTGGGATAGAATTAAATaagtaatatttataacatgAACTCAcaagaacaaataaataatatatatatatatataaacatatatttatatatttaatattatgtagAATTATTGTATGGATAagtttttttcaaataattatttatattttaagttGTTTATTAAGTGAAAACTTGAGCACACCAAATGTTCATATTTTGATCTTACTCGGGGCAACTTATGGTCCTTTAATTAAGTAGGAATATATATGGAAACTAAAATGTATTagtatatgtataattaaaatatatttgacgataatatatatatatatatatatatatatatatatatatatatatatatgtatgtatatgtttgtgtgtttattttcttattttatttatattttttagggAAGGGCAATATTGGAGACTTGTGCTACCGATTTTCTTACATGCCAATTTATGGCATttgattataaatattttgtgtATCCTAAATTTAGGTTTAATAATTGAAAGTAAATATAAGAAGTCAAAattcttattaatatattttttatctggAGCAACAGGAAATATTCTCACAACTATTTGTAATCCTTGTCAGCTAGCTGTAGGAGCATCAACTAGTGGGTTTGGATTAATTGGCTGTTCaatatttgaaatatttttagcTTGGAAGAATTTAACAAGAAAGGctaagaattattatattcttaatatttttttatttctattattttttatgtttgttAGCTTCTCTCCTTCAGTTGATCTTTTTGGTCATATAGGTGGATTCCTTTGTGGAGCCTTTTTATGTTgtcattataataaattcataggatacaatatgtaaatatgaaaatgaaacaatatatattaaacattacacatatatgcaactcataatatgatatacatatatatatatatatatatattaacattttatacattttattttccttagTTTTCAAAAGTTTCTATATTAtagctttttttttatttgctcattaattattatttacttgCCTGTAAGATtatacattattaatatgccATGTGGAATGATCTATTAAACAGCATATCACAtttcttcaaaaaaaaataaaatttgaataaattggaataaatataataaaataaggaAACCTCTCATATgttataaacaaaatgaaaatttcatatttatgatatatatatatatatatatatatatatatatatatatatatatgtattgaaGTTGGATGATTATTAAGAAttcattcttttatattatatggttattaatgaatataaaaaaaaaaaaaaagttgtaAGTTTAaaagacaaaaaaattaatacataaatagGTGATATATGTAGATAGCAAGTAAATGCTTTAtggataaaacaaaaaataaaaaatatacaaacatataaatatatatatatatatatatatataatttaacatAACACATTTTACAACATTACATTTTTGTTACCATTTGTATTTGTgtgtgtgtttttttttttttttttttttttttttttttaattattttcttcattataataaCCCTTCCTTCTCCTTTTTAATAACAAGGGCATACAtttttttgtacattttgtctatataatttgtaagatctttcttattttcttttatgttagcatcatttttaaaaatattttgtataaattGGTCAAACATATCATCATAATTCtttaattcatttataatCAGAATAAGTATGAATGAAGGCCTAATGAACTCAcctgtataaataaaatctAATAAATTCATTTTGGTTTTGGTTTGTTTCCTTATCCTCCtttgattatttatatatataaa
Protein-coding regions in this window:
- a CDS encoding protein disulfide isomerase — translated: MNRKYFSSLFLFLISFVFESFVRSHGDLFNHFVTDIHDGELDKFITKNDIVLVMFYAPWCGHCKRLIPEYNEAANMLNEKKSEIKLVSIDATSENALAQEYGITGYPTLILFNKKNKINYGGGRTAQSIVDWLLQMTGPVFSHVEGNIEDVLKEKKINVAFYLEYTSEDNDLYKKFNEVGDKNREIAKYFVKKNDKHNKLFCFRTDEKKVEYDEKTPLEEFVTSESFPLFGEINTENYRFYAESPKELVWVCATYEQYNEIKEHVRLAAQELRKKTHFVLLNIPEYAEHAKASLGLTEFPGLAFQSNEGRYLLKNPKESLLNHNAIINFFKDVEAGKIEKSLKSEPIPEDDKNAPVKIVVGNSFVDVVLKSGKDVLIEIYAPWCGHCKKLEPVYEDLGRKLKKYDSIIVAKMDGTLNETPIKDFEWSGFPTIFFVKAGSKIPLPYEGERSLKGFVDFLNKHATNTPISIDGVPEFEDGTSEEL
- a CDS encoding rhomboid protease ROM3, which codes for MLRKDIESDEDGVVSSENIKLLERQTKNKYVDILFPGIELNKIIVWISFFQIIIYILSCLLSENLSTPNVHILILLGATYGPLIKEGQYWRLVLPIFLHANLWHLIINILCILNLGLIIESKYKKSKFLLIYFLSGATGNILTTICNPCQLAVGASTSGFGLIGCSIFEIFLAWKNLTRKAKNYYILNIFLFLLFFMFVSFSPSVDLFGHIGGFLCGAFLCCHYNKFIGYNIFQKFLYYSFFFICSLIIIYLPVRLYIINMPCGMIY